A genomic window from Euwallacea fornicatus isolate EFF26 chromosome 30, ASM4011564v1, whole genome shotgun sequence includes:
- the LOC136347767 gene encoding cilia- and flagella-associated protein 44 isoform X1, producing MGQEKIRLTFDTFTRNMSKTEGEGENFPNDPEAEEGTRKHGPEVHTGNDVEEEIKGGSVYDPGRFISGPKVSKEGTLNLDILQFDFSYGYDCLKYFNLSVLDENTVVFSSGNFINFFNVPERKITFRRSALGGGIGHIRKNTNPEFPYFAVAECGQTPIIIMYVWPSLEIVCVLEGGAEKTYANMDFNPEGELLVSQSGEPDFLITVWDWKKHTILLKTQSYINEVYNVKFSPYVAGQLTTCGMAHIKFWKIASSFTGLKLKGELGRFGKTEYSDIVGVLPMPDTKVVSGCSSGNILVWDNGLISFEVFRSLRRKCHDAPIVQFYYLDGELWTVSMDGHVKVWWFEKIDQADPPEDDRVILVDPTYDFYMPEVKLMALEKRKPGERADSFWYAQDGNGGIWLIDLTTDEDPQKSERLYTCHGGKVTGLSACPYGPYIATLGELGSFFLHNYVTKTLALEYTFPAPGTCLTWIKQNIDLTGEIILAGFGDGQVRVCCLHIPEKKSLFNAIKLTVSQVIKPHNKPITTMSLNSKGTILVTAGEDSTIFIFKLNIHCHHKLLIPIGFFPTTDVVTCITWHPSIENEVLVGCLHGHMMQIKLPSEEQPYTGVSFRMELQPQCYTFCSYKSQIKRNFKIQKRKAEKLAKKKKDVEQVIKDKSGFAIDKETLADFESEEELEPLFYPKKANRIIWLKYTNDNTIWLSMGGYDAGYIYECCIDQKDTVPMRFHLLEGADDMEVSTYVYTHNQQYLIFAMQDGSIRINKTNPKDYTDLSDYFSITMHDNRNGFVPKLCFSNDEKYLFSCGHDGNIFSYMFNPQDYDYPVTYPRYYRANHVCSAVKDVETDQKLSLEEVKIKAEDDKIKKLADEHKSKVRGILKTLKDRYEKLLLRNSELLPSQIVPRERLEPYDLVARYVDQIFHDKVNIVRRKLAFDVEKSKIQVSKLQNYFTNPCDGHPIVVQGINDPNCSIMTVRQRKMSPKYYEMLGIIAQKMKEEESKGSEDFERIIIKKLPERAQAQQKGFSYKIDKTESPLEYFLFGLTPEDITCRLSPKLTRLLKKYRKRRMKWDHRAKEWEKFLAKKPIPGKNHPDDEKFLTKAKESFGDYKLKESPDYKPFPENRETTVKHYKRLLEARNKQYELRHNFIQTVFDIRDYKYRLIERLQEKQNKLNSLNEELPEEFRNNGPVIPPYNPAEFPEEMLQVKVVLPVEETTDLAESDDVTKPVFVGKSTGDDLEREIISAKTSCKFQDGFFQGTIPNVEVLRVAEMTFEELLNYPDNLDTPFESCLRAKRLNKVLLHQKLIISEMQDMIKEFNTRIYEARKERLSILVQGNFMDLFIICLNEELQILKSCEEQENKLFCSINTQLKRVHDMEGNLDSLKADKTNREIKLENLRIDKRNIQQKFKIALENNEFYEFLRKVFQPPTVKIDEESSSSRSFSSAISDSQDDSNSTDSKDIGFNNQDLNVCPKGCEQALFNFTVDLRSKRYDIEQAEKQEVITLDLTKSEIDTATKQLEILKRCYNESVENLEAFRREKQSKLNHVRCTVVLTLDQIYGRLHDDDIDISEFLVFSRNTLSGLYKRVKSLYDDSLEEQEKHDNYLTHLLRMRKDIIYMQNKALCLKQDIQRLLKIKFGKEVDIGELEMTASKRSFQKNVVNELEEVVLKKLVYELRINMADVKGIYIAELEHWQKEIRSSQYELTKEIKDNTRRLELLDVISKEKKSLAKFVDTQDKRREQVEEMEAIHRDFTKDLQKLQEIIEEQNHTLQDLREEIKLLKSKGMAQKVRNRGEVRELEHEKQMKKESHEKKEKMFIDYGEYITESDDNLHEEEEEEEEEAYEMWPELIDETIKGEAATEYYFSEGKDLVRQLVGELLKDADEDLKKKSTEQIIHTILTTIMQNTSIHKIINEIEDNLPLEELSEEQRFRVKATAERLMEIIQPQLSDENINACIRDILEETLKKVSCHDPHYLIPKILERLIEHLPLELIFSVSALDEIALTIKKSVQGMELDERELQRSIDKLPIEHRQEILDILKEILERIYVHWSTTATTFSYVFVPKSSK from the exons ATGGGTCAGGAGAAAATTCGTTTAACTTTTGACACATTCACCCGCAACATGTCAAAAACTGAGGGTGAAGGCGAGAACTTCCCAAACGACCCTGAGGCTGAG GAAGGAACCAGGAAGCACGGACCTGAAGTTCATACAGGTAATGACGTCGAAGAAGAGATTAAAGGAGGGAGCGTTTACGACCCCGGCCGGTTTATCTCAGGCCCGAAAGTGAGCAAAGAGGGCACTTTAAACTTGGATATTCTGCAATTTGA TTTTTCTTATGGATATGACTGCCTCAAATACTTCAATTTATCAGTTTTGGATGAGAACACTGTGGTCTTTTCATCCGGCAActttataaactttttcaaTGTCCCCGAGCGGAAGATCACCTTCCGGAGGAGCGCACTGGGGGGCGGAATTGGCCATATAAGg aaaaacacaaatccagaatttccatattttgctGTGGCCGAATGTGGCCAAACCCCGATAATAATTATGTATGTGTGGCCCAGCCTGGAAATTGTATGCGTTCTCGAAGGGGGCGCAGAGAAGACCTATGCAAATATGGATTTTAA CCCTGAAGGCGAACTGCTGGTATCCCAAAGTGGGGAACCAGACTTCCTGATTACTGTATGGGACTGGAAAAAACACACCATTCTCTTAAAAACCCAATCCTACATCAATGAAGTGTacaatgtgaaattttccCCCTATGTGGCAGGACAACTCACCACTTGCG gaATGGCCCAcatcaaattttggaaaattgcctCGTCATTCACGGGCTTGAAACTGAAAGGAGAACTGGGGCGATTCGGAAAAACTGAATATTCCGATATCGTGGGAGTCCTGCCCATGCCGGACACCAAGGTGGTGTCCGGATGTTCCTCGGGCAACATTTTAGTATGGGACAACGGTCTCATTTCCTTCGAGGTATTTCGATCGTTGCGGAGAAAGTGTCATGACGCTCCAATAGTACAGTTTTACTACTTGGACGGGGAATTGTGGACAGTTTCAATGGACGGCCACGTGAAGGTGTGGTGGTTTGAGAAAATCGACCAAGCAGACCCTCCAGAGGATGATAGGGTAATTCTTGTAGACCCCACTTACGATTTCTATATGCCCGAAGTCAAATTGATGGCATTGGAGAAAAGGAAGCCTGGTGAACGTGCTGATAGCTTTTGGTATGCTCAA GATGGTAATGGTGGGATATGGCTCATCGACCTGACTACGGATGAGGACCCCCAGAAATCAGAACGTCTCTATACATGCCATGGAGGCAAAGTCACCGGCTTATCCGCCTGTCCTTACGGCCCTTACATAGCTACCCTTGGTGAATTAGGGAGCTTTTTCCTGCATAACTATGTTACCAAAACGTTGGCACTTGAATATACCTTCCCTGCTCCTGGGACATGTTTAACGTGGATCAAACAAAAC ATAGATTTAACTGGGGAAATTATTCTTGCTGGATTCGGGGATGGGCAAGTGAGAGTGTGCTGCCTGCATATTCCTGAGAAAAAGTCTTTATTTAATGCAATTAAGCTCACTGTATCACAA GTAATTAAGCCCCACAACAAACCAATTACAACAATGTCTTTAAATTCTAAAGGAACTATATTGGTTACAGCCGGAGAGGACTCGACCATATTCATCTTCAAACTGAACATTCATTGTCATCATAAATTACTTATCCCCATAGGCTTTTTTCCAACCACCGACGTTGTTACCTGCATAACCTGGCATCCTTCAATA gaaaatgaAGTTCTTGTGGGGTGTCTTCACGGCCACATGATGCAAATAAAACTACCCTCAGAAGAACAGCCGTATACAGGGGTGTCTTTTCGAATGGAGCTCCAGCCTCAATGTTACACTTTCTGCAGCTATAAATCGCAGattaagagaaattttaaaattcagaaGAGGAAGGCGGAAAAACTAgccaaaaagaaaaaggaTGTAGAACAAGTTATAAAGGATAAGTCCGGGTTCGCAATTGATAAGGAAACCTTAG CCGATTTTGAGAGCGAAGAGGAATTGGAACCGCTATTCTATCCGAAGAAGGCCAACAGAATTATTTGGTTGAAGTACACTAATGATAACACTATTTGGCTTTCAATGGGGGG TTATGATGCTGGATACATCTACGAATGTTGCATTGATCAAAAAGACACAGTTCCAATGAGATTCCACCTTTTGGAAGGGGCCGACGATATGGAAGTCAGCACTTATGTTTACAC CCACAATCAGCAATATTTGATCTTCGCTATGCAGGATGGAAGTATTAGAATTAACAAAACCAATCCCAAAGATTATACTGATCTCAGTGATTATTTTTCG ATCACAATGCATGACAATCGAAACGGATTTGTGCCTAAATTGTGCTTCAGCAACGACGAAAAATATCTGTTCAGTTGTGGCCACGATGGCAATATATTTTCGTATATGTTTAACCCTCAGGACTATGACTATCCAGTTACGTATCCCAGATACTACAGGGCGAATCACGTTTGCAGTGCTGTTAAAG ATGTTGAGACCGATCAAAAACTCAGCTTAGAAGAGGTGAAAATAAAAGCCGAagacgataaaataaaaaaattagcagACGAGCACAAAAGCAAAGTTAGAGGTATTTTAAAGACACTGAAAGATAGGTATGAGAAGCTTCTGCTGAGAAACTCAGAATTGCTGCCAAGCCAA ATTGTTCCTAGAGAACGGTTGGAGCCATACGACCTTGTGGCCCGTTACGTCGACCAAATCTTCCACGACAAAGTCAACATCGTTCGGAGAAAATTGGCTTTCGACGTGGAGAAATCCAAGATTCAAGTCAGCAAGTTGCAAAA CTATTTCACTAATCCATGTGATGGTCATCCAATAGTGGTGCAAGGAATAAACGATCCAAACTGCAGCATTATGACTGTAAGGCAGAGGAAAATGTCGCCAAAGTATTATGAAATGTTGGGCATTATTGCACAGAAAATGAAGGAAGAAGAGAGCAAAGGAAG CGAAGATTTTGAAaggataataataaagaa GCTTCCAGAACGGGCTCAAGCACAACAAAAAGGATTCTCatataaaatagataaaaCTGAATCGCCTCTGGAATATTTTCTGTTCGGTTTAACGCCCGAAGACATAACTTGCCGTCTAAGCCCAAAACTCACGAGACTCTTGAAGAAATACCGTAAAAGACGCATGAAATGGGATCACAGAGCCAAGGAA tGGGAGAAATTTCTGGCAAAAAAACCGATCCCCGGCAAAAATCACCCCGATGACGAAAAATTCCTGACAAAAGCCAAAGAGTCCTTCGGTGACTACAAGCTGAAAGAAAGTCCAGACTACAAACCGTTTCCGGAAAACAGAGAGACTACAGTCAAGCATTATAAAAGATTATTAGAGGCCCGAAACAAA CAATATGAATTAAGACACAATTTCATTCAAACGGTCTTTGATATTCGCGATTATAAGTATCGGCTCATTGAAAGGCTCCAAGAGAAACAGAATAAACTTAACTCTTTAAATGAGGAACTGCCGGAGGAATTTAG AAACAACGGTCCAGTCATTCCCCCATATAATCCTGCGGAATTCCCGGAAGAAATGTTACAAGTTAAAGTAGTTCTTCCTGTGGAAGAAACTACAGACCTAGCCGAGAGTGATGATGTTACTAAACCAGTGTTCGTTGGG AAATCCACAGGAGATGACCTGGAACGTGAGATAATAAGTGCGAAAACTTCTTGCAAATTCCAAGATGGTTTCTTCCAAGGCACCATCCCCAACGTTGAAGTATTAAGAGTGGCCGAAATGACCTTTGAGGAGTTGCTTAACTATCCTGATAATTTGGACACTCCATTTGAATCATGTTTGAGAGCTAAACGCTTGAATAA GGTGTTACTCCACCAGAAGCTAATCATTTCAGAAATGCAGGACATGATCAAGGAGTTCAACACCCGCATCTATGAAGCGAGAAAAGAGCGACTTTCCATTTTGGTTCAGGGCAATTTCATGGATCTATTTATTATCTGCCTCAATGAGgagttacaaattttgaaaagttgcgAAGAACAAGAGAATAAATTGTTTTGCAGTATTAATACTCAGTTAAAACGGGTACACGACATGGAG GGTAATCTCGATTCTTTGAAAGCAGACAAGACGAATCGAgaaataaaattggaaaacttgAGGATCGATAAAAGGAACATACAGCAAAAGTTTAAAATCGCATTGGAAAATAATGAGTTCTATGAATTCTTGAGGAAAGTGTTTCAACCCCCGACAGTTAAGATTGATG AGGAAAGCTCCTCATCGCGTTCCTTCAGCTCTGCAATATCCGATTCCCAGGACGATTCGAATAGTACCGATTCAAAAGACATCGGATTTAATAACCAAGATCTGAATGTGTGCCCTAAAGGGTGTGAACAGGCGCTGTTCAACTTCACAGTTGATCTCAGATCAAAAAG ATATGATATTGAACAGGCTGAGAAACAAGAAGTGATAACACTGGATTTAACCAAAAGTGAAATCGATACGGCAACGAAACAGTTGGAAATATTGAAGAGATGTTATAATGAATCGGTGGAGAACTTGGAAGCTTTCAGG CGAGAAAAACAATCCAAATTGAATCATGTGAGGTGCACAGTGGTTTTAACTCTAGACCAAATATATGGAAGGCTTCACGATGACGATATAGACATTTCGGAGTTCTTGGTCTTCTCCAGAAACACTCTAAGTGGGCTTTACAAACGAGTGAAGTCATTATATGATGACTCTTTGGAGGAGCAAGAAAAACACGA CAACTACCTCACGCATTTACTAAGAATGCGCAAAgatataatttatatgcaaaaCAAAGCGTTATGCCTAAAGCAAGATATACAGCGgctattgaaaattaaattcggcAAAGAAGTGGACATTGGCGAGCTGGAAATGACAGCTTCGAAGAGGTCGTTCCAAAAGAACGTGGTAAACGAGCTTGAGGAGGTGGTGCTGAAGAAATTGGTCTACGAGTTGAGAATTAACATGGCTGACGTTAAGGGGATTTACATTGCTGAACTGGAACACTGGCAG aAGGAAATCCGTTCCAGCCAATACGAGCTTACTAAGGAAATAAAAGACAATACTCGTCGTTTGGAGTTGTTGGATGTTATCAGCAAAGAGAAGAAGTCCTTGGCTAAATTCGTGGATACCCAAGACAAGAGGAGAGAACAAGTTGAGGAAATGGAGGCCATTCATAGAGATTTCACCAAAG ATTTACAAAAACTCCAAGAAATAATCGAGGAGCAAAACCACACTTTGCAGGACTTGAGGGAAGAGATAAAGTTACTTAAAagtaaag GAATGGCCCAGAAAGTGCGTAACCGTGGAGAAGTGAGGGAGCTGGAGcatgaaaaacaaatgaaaaaggaGAGTCacgaaaaaaaagagaaaatgtttattgacTATGGCGAATACATCACCGAGTCCGATGATAACCTCcatgaggaggaggaggaggaggaggaagaggCATATGAGATGTGGCCAGAATTGATCGACGAAACAATAAAGGGGGAGGCTGCTACTGAATA ttACTTCTCAGAGGGTAAAGACTTAGTGCGGCAACTAGTGGGGGAGCTCCTGAAAGATGCAGATGaagatttaaagaaaaaatccacaGAACAAATCATTCACACGATTTTAACCACGATTATGCAAAATACGAGtattcataaaattatcaaCGAAATTGAGGATAATTTACCCTTGGAAGAATTGAGTGAAGAGCAGCGCTTCAGGGTTAAAGCGACTGCTGAAAGACTGATGGAAATTATCCAACCTCAG CTATCTGACGAAAACATAAATGCCTGCATCAGAGACATACTAGAGGaaactttaaagaaagtttcatgCCATGATCCTCATTATTTGATTCCGAAGATTCTAGAGCGGTTAATTGAGCACTTACCCttggaattaatattttctgtttcGGCTCTAGATGAAATAG ctctaacaattaaaaagtctGTGCAAGGCATGGAATTGGATGAAAGGGAACTACAGAGATCAATCGACAAGTTACCCATTGAGCATCGGCAGGAAATACTCGATATTcttaaggaaattttggagAGAATTTATGTGCACTGGAGTACAACGGCAACTACGTTCTCGTATGTTTTCGTTCCTAAGAGCAgcaaatga